One part of the Amphiura filiformis chromosome 5, Afil_fr2py, whole genome shotgun sequence genome encodes these proteins:
- the LOC140152780 gene encoding LOW QUALITY PROTEIN: uncharacterized protein (The sequence of the model RefSeq protein was modified relative to this genomic sequence to represent the inferred CDS: deleted 1 base in 1 codon), whose protein sequence is MATLNSAHSYSAAHNRMRDMEMRRTAPPVGSRIPVAQAGQRKTYNRHQSAPTAAVTDQPTRLQMMQQDYQQKLMKEKEQKMINMYEQNQQNALRKVSGKSQRGSGVVRDFFRERRAMEQSGGQNLPSMDAHFKKKKEQHSKQLEMEEAKNKQMMEYQQKLALQQQAQFHQQQQQQQQQYQQQQQYQQSQQQQQQQYQKQQLAQQQQYQKQQHAQQQQNQKQQQQQRLRQQQQQQYMLQQQRLKEQQQQPPLKKPTKTKPLAPIKRDSSSSIRHQGPPSPDGMYETTDRFSVADDTDGETGSEPSPHLMGKNRKPVRAPARQPLKPIGSKTKVELQRGDHMDQREQRPTQRNKMEAIPTQKKVLVAQRKPSGYQKEEKLSDFQKWQMEQDQQRKERLEKHREKQAPKPMDTDFEYDRERQEQKAVHQRREKEYDDIKRKEAELEALISKHQAELQRIKCKDDDQGQSQNESSQQTSRSSKSTKQNRVGYASPHLQRSSAMSHSSATEIHQPTAKVEENPPEMFSKKPLKGPQRKPSERQPVVKQQPQSQKRKPVPAPRTGSPPVYNTDVSLYAQAVDNSEPIADANLKGCSICGRMFAEDRIAKHTNVCKKQEAAAKKRKTYDMSKKRTAGTEMAEYVRRGEHLKDKSPAKKSNWRKKHEEFIRTVKNARITQDYVNKGGNLADLPPPPPSENPDYKQCPWCSRRFNPGTAERHIPRCKGIKSRPAPPPKKR, encoded by the exons ATGGCTACTCTAAATTCTGCACATTCATACTCAGCGGCACATAACAGAATGCGTGACATGGAAATGCGGCGCACAGCTCCACCAGTTGGTTCTCGCATACCAGTCGCTCAAGCTGGCCAAAGAAAGACTTACAACCGGCATCAGAGTGCTCCAACAGCAGCAGTAACAGATCAGCCAACACGTTTGCAAATGATGCAGCAAGACTACCAACAGAAACTTATGAAAGAAAAGGAGCAGAAAATGATCAATATGTATgaacaaaatcagcaaaatgcTCTGAGAAAAGTGTCTGGGAAAAGCCAACGTGGTAGTGGTGTGGTCAGGGACTTTTTCAGAGAGCGTAGAGCAATGGAGCAAAGTGGTGGTCAAAATTTGCCTTCCATGGATGCCCATTTTAAGAAAAAGAAGGAACAGCATAGCAAGCAGTTAGAGATGGAAGAAGCTAAAAATAAGCAGATGATGGAATATCAGCAAAAACTTGCCTTACAGCAGCAAGCTCAGTTTCatcagcagcaacaacagcaacagcagcaaTACCAACAGCAACAGCAATATCAGCAatcacagcagcagcagcaacagcaataTCAGAAACAACAGCTTGCTCAGCAACAGCAATATCAGAAACAACAGCATGCTCAGCAACAGCAAAATCaaaagcaacagcagcagcaacgtCTGagacagcaacagcagcagcaatatATGCTGCAACAGCAACGTCTCAAGGAGCAGCAGCAACAACCACCGCTGAAAAAACCAACCAAAACAAAACCTCTAGCTCCGATTAAACGGGATTCGTCATCAAGTATACGTCATCAAGGACCACCAAGTCCAGATGGCATGTATGAAACTACTGACAGATTTTCAGTTGCCGATGACACAGATGGTGAAACAGGAAGCGAACCCAGTCCTCATCTAATGGGAAAGAACCGTAAACCTGTAAGAGCCCCTGCAAGACAGCCATTGAAACCGATTGGATCGAAGACAAAGGTAGAATTGCAAAGAGGTGATCACATGGATCAAAGAGAGCAAAGACCAACTCAAAGAAATAAGATGGAAGCAATACCTACTCAAAAGAAAGTTTTAGTTGCACAACGAAAGCCATCTGGTTATCAGAAAGAGGAGAAGCTTTCCGATTTCCAGAAATGGCAAATGGAACAAGATCAACAGCGGAAAGAGAGACTAGAGAAGCACAGAGAGAAACAAGCGCCAAAACCTATGGACACTGACTTTGAATATGATCGCGAAAGGCAGGAACAAAAAGCAGTTCAtcaaagaagagaaaaggaataTGATGATATTAAAAGGAAAGAGGCTGAATTAGAGGCTCTTATATCAAAGCATCAAGCAGAATTACAGCGAATTAAATGCAAAGATGATGACCAGGGTCAATCACAGAATGAGTCCAGTCAGCAGACATCAAGAAGCAGTAAATCAACCAAACAGAATCGTGTAGGTTATGCTTCCCCTCATTTACAAAGATCATCAGCCATGTCCCATTCTTCCGCTACTGAAATCCATCAACCAACTGCTAAAGTTGAAGAAAATCCACCTGAAATGTTCTCTAAGAAACCATTGAAAGGTCCTCAGAGAAAACCATCAGAAAGACAACCTGTTGTGAAACAGCAGCCCCAGTCTCAAAAGAGAAAACCTGTGCCAGCTCCTAGGACTGGTAGTCCTCCTGTATACAATACAGATGTTTCATTGTATGCACAAGCTGTTGATAATAGTGAACCTATTGCTGATGCCAATCTCAAAGGTTGTTCCATTTGTGGTCGTATGTTTGCTGAGGACAGAATTGCTAAACACACTAATGTTTGCAAGAAACAGGAAGCAGCTGCCAAAAAGAGAAAAACTTATGATATGTCCAAGAAGCGCACAGCGGGTACTGAGATGGCAGAATATGTAAGACGAGGGGAGCACCTGAAGGATAAATCACCT GCTAAGAAGTCCAACTGGAGAAAGAAGCATGAAGAATTCATACGCACTGTGAAGAATGCACGTATAACCCAAGATTATGTCAACAAGGGTGGCAACCTCGCGGATCTTCCACCTCCTCCACCGTCAGAAAACCCTGACTACAAACAATGTCCATGGTGTAGCCGTAGGTTTAATCCAGGCACAGCAGAGAGGCATATT CCAAGATGTAAAGGCATTAAGAGTAGGCCAGCTCCACCACCTAAGAAAAGATAA
- the LOC140152051 gene encoding uncharacterized protein: MTNYNLGNSSLVETTSHSYLGVEISQDLKWDTHISKVTASANKTLGFIRRNLSSCNKETKATAYTALVRPTVEYCASVWDPYTNEHIHEIGKIQRRAARMVCNDYQQTTSASGLIRSLDWDMLSTRRKITRVNVSTQSHRGHLALPVSDYLRPASRFTRRSNTNAYIPYHSRTNCFKNSFVPRTIVDWNSLPPDLQPIKEVTQFKKSSSEFFRKQDISNNIRD; encoded by the coding sequence ATGACAAATTATAACTTGGGAAATTCCAGTCTTGTTGAAACAACCTCTCACTCATACCTTGGTGTGGAGATATCACAAGACCTCAAATGGGACACACACATATCAAAGGTTACCGCTTCTGCAAACAAAACACTTGGTTTCATTAGAAGAAACCTGAGTTCATGTAATAAGGAAACAAAAGCAACAGCCTACACCGCACTTGTCAGACCGACAGTGGAATATTGTGCCAGTGTGTGGGATCCATATACAAATGAACATATACATGAGATCGGTAAAATACAGAGAAGAGCAGCCCGCATGGTGTGCAATGATTACCAACAAACCACTAGTGCTTCAGGCCTGATAAGATCGCTGGATTGGGACATGTTAAGTACTAGGAGAAAGATCACAAGGGTCAACGTTTCTACACAAAGCCATAGGGGCCACCTGGCCCTACCAGTGTCGGACTACCTGCGCCCGGCCAGTCGCTTCACAAGACGATCTAACACCAATGCATACATTCCATATCACTCAAGAACAAACTGCTTTAAGAACTCATTTGTACCACGCACCATCGTTGACTGGAACTCATTACCACCAGATCTCCAACCAATCAAAGAAGTAACCCAATTCAAGAAAAGCTCATCTGAATTCTTCAGAAAACAAGACATAAGCAACAATATCAGAGACTAA